In Mycobacteriales bacterium, the genomic window CCCTCGGCGACGCTGATCTCGCCGCCGCGGACGTTGAACACCCGGCCGGTCACGCCCGTGCAGTCGCCGCTGCCGAGCCAGACGACCAGTGGGGCGATGTTCGAGGGGTCGCGCGGGTCCCAGCCCTCGTCGAGCGGCTTCGCCCCACCGGGCATGAGGTTCTCGGTCATGCGGGTGAGCGCGCCGGGTGCGATCGCGTTGACGAGTACGCCGTAGCGCTCGAGCTCCTTGGCGGCGATGACCGTGAAGGCGGCGATGCCGGCCTTGGCCGCCCCGTAGTTGGTCTGGCCGACGTTGCCGTAGATGCCGGAGGCCGAGCTGGTGTTGACGATGCGCGCGTCGACCGGCTCGCCCGCCTTGGCCTTGTCGCGCCAGTGACCGACGGCGACGCGGGTCGGGGCGAAGGTGCCGCGCAGGTGCACCTTGATGACGGCGTCCCACTCGTCGGGCGTCATGTTGAACAGCATCCGGTCACGCAGGATGCCGGCGTTGTTGACCAGCGTGTGCAGCTCGCCGAACGTGTCGATCGCGGTGCGCACGAGCCGCTCGGCGCCCTCCCAATCGGACACGTCGTCGTAGTTGGCGACCGCCTCGCCGCCCATCGCCTTGATCTCGTCGACGACCTGCTGGGCCGGCGCGTCGTCGGAGCCGACACCGTCGGCCGAGCCGCCGACGTCGTTGACGACGACCATGGCGCCCTGGCGAGCGAACTCCAGCGCCTCCTCCCGGCCGATGCCGCGGCCGGCGCCGGTGACGATGACGACGCGGCCGTCGCACAGTGCAGACATGACTTTCGGTCTCCGTTTCTTCGTGGCGATCAGGAAGCGGGGTGCGGGATCGATCCCAGCTCGTCGAGCAAGGTCTGCGAGTAGGTGACCCGACCGGTCAGCGTCCGCGGGTCGCCGCTGCACAGCGCGAGCGCGGCTCGGGCCATGACCTCGGGCGGCTCGACCCGGTCGGGGTCGGTGTCGTCGGTGACGAGGTGGTGGAACAGCGTCCCCGGCGTCGGCACCACCCGGTTGGGCGACAGCGCGTTGACCGCGATGCCCGCGTCGTAGACCTCGGACGCGAGCCCGGTGGTGAAGCGTTCGAGCGCGGCCTTGCACATGCCGTAGACGGTGCCTCCGATCCGGCCCGCATCGGGCTTCGGGTGCACCGCGGCGATCGACGAGATGTTGAGGATCCAGCCGGAGCCGCGCTCGCGCATGCCGGGCAGCACCAGCTGCGCCAGGTGGAACGGCGCGTTGACCTGCACCTCGAACATCAGGTCCATGCGCTTGGCCGGGAAGTCGGCGACCGGCAGGAAGTAGGTCACCGCCGCGTTGTTGACGAGGACGTCGACGGGCCCGAGCGCGTGCTCGCTCTCGGCCACCAGCCGCTCGCGGTCCTCGCGCCGCGACAGGTCGGCCGGGATCGCGACGGCGGTGCCGCCGGCCGCGCGGATCCGCTCGACGGTCTCGTTGATCGTGCCCTCGAGCGCGCTCTGCCCGGGATCGACGGTGCGGGCGGCGACCGCCACCCGCGCGCCCTCCGCGGCGAACAGCTCGGCGATCGCGGCCCCGATGCCGCGACTTGCCCCGGTCACGATCGCGGTCTTGCCGTCGAGTGCGCTCACGAGTCCCGCATCCTGTCGAGGTAAGGCGACGTTGTCGAGCGTCGTTCGGTTTTCACCGTCAGACGCCGAGGGAACGGCCGACGATCTCCTTCATGATCTCTGTGGTGCCGCCGTAGATCGTCTGGATGCGGCAGTCGAGGTAGGCCTTGGCGATGGGGTACTCGAGCATGTAGCCGTAGCCGCCGTGCAGCTGCACGCAGCGGTCGATGACCTTCTTCTGCAGCTCGGTCGTCCACCACTTCGCCATCGCCGCGTCGCTCGGCGACAGGTTGCCGGCGTTGTGCTCGGTGATGCACCGGTCGACGAAGACCCGGGCGATCTCCACCTCCGTAGCCATCTCGGCCAGGGCGAAGCGGCTGTTCTGGAAGGTGCCGATCGGCCTGCCGAACGCCTCCCGCTCCTTGCAGTAGGCGACCGTCACCTCGAGCGCCCACTCAGCCGAGGCCACCGCGCTCACCGCGATCGACAGCCGCTCCTGCGGGAGGTTCTGCATCAGGTAGATGAAGCCCTGGCCCTCCTCGCCGAGCAGGTTGGCCTTCGGCACGCGGACGTCGGAGAAGAACAGCTCCGCGGTGTCCTGCGCCTTCAGCCCCATCTTGTCGAGGTTGCGGCCGCGCTCGAACCCGGGCATCCCGCGCTCGACCATCAGCAGGCTGATGCCCTTGTGCCCGGCCTCCGGGTCGGTGCGGGCGACGACGATGACGATGTCGGAGTGGATGCCGTTGGTGATGAACGTCTTCTGCCCGTTGACGACGTAGTCGCCACCGTCCTTGAGCGCGGTCGTCTTGATGCCCTGCAGGTCGCTGCCGGCTGCGGGCTCGGTCATCGCGATCGCCGTGATGATCTCGCCGGAGCAGACGCCCGGCAGCCAGCGCTGCTTCTGCTCGTCGTTGAGCAGCCGCACGAGGTACGGCGCGACGACGTCGTTCTGCAGGCTGTAGCCGACTCCGGTCGCGCCGGCGCGCGCCATCTCCTCGTCGAGGATCGCGTTGTAGCGGAAGTCGGCCTGGCCGCCACCGCCGTAGGCCTCGTCGATCTCGAAGCCGAGGAGCCCCTGCGCGCCGGCCTTTGTCCAGACCTCGCGGTCGACGATGCCGGCGGACTCCCAGGCGGCGTGGTGCGGGGCGATCTCCTTGTCGATGAACGCCCGGACCATCTCGCGGAAGCCGGCGTGCTCGGAGTCGAAGATCTGCCGCTGCATGGGGTCCCCTCTGATCTGACGTCGACCTCAGATTCTAGTGCTACGGTCCGGCCATGAAGGTCGACGGTGGACTCGGGATCAGCAGGGGCTCGGGCGAGATGTCGTCCGAGGCGATCGCGGCGTCGGTCCGCGAGCAGGAGCAGCTCGGCTACGACGGCGTGTGGTCGGCCGAGACCGCGCACGACGCGTTCCTGCCGCTGGTCGTCGCTGCCGAGCACAGCGAGCACATCGAGCTGGGCACCGCGATCGCGGTCGCCTTCGCCCGCAACCCGATGAACCTCGCCTACCTGGCCAACGACCTGCAGCTGATGTCGAAGGGCCGGTTCATGCTCGGCCTCGGCAGCCAGATCAAGCCGCACATCGAGAAGCGGTTCGCGATGCCCTGGAGCCACCCGGCGCCGCGGATGCGCGAGCTGATCCTCGCGATCCGGGCCATCTGGGACGCGTGGGAGACCGGCGGCAAGCTCGACTTCCGGGGCGACTTCTACACCCACACGCTGATGACGCCGTTCTTCGACCCGGGGCCCAACCCCTACGGCCGGCCGAAGATCCTGCTCGCCGCTGTCGGCGAGGTCATGACCAGCGTGGCGGCCGAGGTGGCCGACGGCATGCTCGTGCACGGCTTCACCACCCACCGCTACCTGCGAGAGGTCACGGTGCCGACGATCGAGGCCGGGCTCGAGCGGGCGGGCAAGAAGCGGGGCGACTTCCAGATCAGCTACCCGGCGTTCGTGGTGACCGGCCGCGACGACGAGCAGATGACCAAGGCCGCCGCCGGCGTACGCCAGCAGATCGCGTTCTACGGCAGCACCCCGGCCTACCGCGGCGTGCTCGACCTGCACGGCTGGGGTGAGGTCGGGGCCGAGCTCAACCGGCTCTCCAAGAGCGACGACGCCGGCCGCTGGCAGGCCATGGGCACGCTGATCGACGACGAGATGCTCGACGCGTTCGCCGTCGTGGCCCCGCCCGACCAGGTCGCCGCCGCGATCAAGGACCGCTTCGGCGACCTGGTCGACCGGTTCAGCTTCTACGCGCCCTACGCCGCCGAGCCCGGCACCTGGGACGCCGTGATCGCCGAGCTCAAGGGCTGAGGGTTACTCGCCCTTCCAGACCGGTTCGCGCTTCTCGACGAACGCCATCGCGCCTTCCATGGCGTCCTTGCTGGTGTTGACCGTGCCCGAGAAGTGGTTGTTGCGCTTCCACAGCTCCTCCTCGGTCAGATCCTGGGAGAGCCGGGCGAGCTCGAGGCTGGCCTTGATCGACAGCGGTGCGTTCTTGGCGATCTTCTCGGCGATCTCGAGCGCCTTGGCGAGCAGGTCGCCGTCGGCGACGACGTGGTTGACCAGGCCGACCCGGTGCGCCTCGGCGGCGTCGATGCGCTCGGCGGTGAGGATCATCTCCAGCGCCTTGCGGGGGAACATCGCCCGCGGCAGCCGGAAGACGCCGCCGGCCGCGGCGAACAGGCCGCGCATCGGCTCGGGCAGACCGAACGTCGCCGACTCGGCCGCGACGAGGAAGTCGCAGGACAGCGCGATCTCGCAGCCGCCGGCGAGGGCGAACCCGTTGATCGCGCCGATCACCGGCTTGGTGCGCGGGTAGGTCACGAAACCCGCGAAGCCGCCCTTGGGCTGCACGACGCCGCCGGCCTCGCCGGAGGAGAACGCCTTGAGGTCCATGCCCGCGCAGAACGCCTGGCCGGTGCCGGTGAGGATCGCGACCCGCGCCTCGTCGTCGGCCTCGAACTTCTCGATCGACTCATGCAGCCCGGTAGCGAGCGCGCCGTTGACGGCGTTGCGCGCGTCGGGACGGTTCAGCGTGATGACCGCGGTGCGGCCTTCCATCCGGTAGAGGACCTCGTCGGCCATGACCTGTCTCTCCTGCAGTTGAGGGCTACGTCAGGTTCTTCCTACCGTGCGCCCGCCGGGTAGCGTGATCGGGGTGACCGATCAGGCGGCCGTCCATCCCGCACTGGACCCCCACGTCAACGGCCGGCTGGCCGCCTGGCGCTACGCGCTGCGCACCACGAACCCGCCCGCGGGCGAGATCGACGCCGTGACCCGCTGGCTGGTCGTCACCCGGGCCGCCGTGCTGCCGATGACGCTGTTCGCCGGTCTGGTCGCCGCACTGCTGGCGGTCGGCGCACCGCACGTCAGCGTCGTCAACCTGCTGGTCGCGATCCTCGGCATCCTGCTGGCCCACGTCGCCAACAACCTCATGAACGACCTCGCCGACACCCAGGTCGGCACCGACACCCTCGACTACCCGCGCGCGCTCTACGCCCCGCACCCGATCCTGTCCGGGCTCGTGACCAAGGCCCAGCTCTACCGGGCCATCGCGCTGGTCAACCTCGCGGACCTGGCGATCCTGCTGTTCCTCGCCGGCCGTCGCGGCTGGCCGATCGTCGGCTTCGCGCTCGGCGGCTTCCTGCTCAGCGTCGCCTACACGTCTCCACCGCTGCGGCTGAAGAAGATCGGCCTCGGCGAGCCCGACGTGCTCGTGGTCTGGGGGCCGCTGATGGTGGTCGGCACCTACTTCGCCGCGACCGGCACCGCGCCCTGGCAGGTGTGGCTCGCCTCGCTGCCCTACGGGCTGCTCTGCACGACGGTGCTCATGGGCAAGCACGTCGACAAGATCCCGTACGACGCACCCGCCGGCACCCGCACGCTGCCGGTCCTCCTCGGGGAGCGGCGGGCGCGGGGCCTGACCCGCGGGCTGCTCGCGACGTTCTACGTGCTGGTCGCCGTCGACGTCGCCGTCGGCGCGCTGCCCTGGCCATCGCTCACGGTGGTCGCGGGGCTTCCGGTGGCCGCCAAGGCCTGGCGCTACCTGTCCCGACCGCGGCCCGACGCGCCCCCCGAGGGTTTCCCGATCTGGCCGTTGTGGTTCGCGGCGATCGCTTTCCTGCACACCCGGCGGGCCGGCGCGCTGCTGGTCGCCGGCCTCGCGATCGCAGCCGGCTTCGGGATGACCGGCTACTGAGCCGCTACAGGTAGCGCTTGCGCGGGTAGAGCGCGTGCGCGCCGGCCACCCGGTCGAGGAACAGCATCCCGTCGAGGTGGTCGAGCTCGTGCTGCAGGCCGACCGCCTCGTAGGCATCCGCCTCGACCACCCGCTCCTCCCCCGTGCCCGGCACCACCCCGGCCACGGTGACCCGGAGGAACCGCGGCACGTCGCCGGTGAGGTCGGGCACCGACAGGCAGCCCTCGCGGCCGGACTTCGGCTCCTCGCCGTGCACGAGCCGGGGGTTGGCGAGCACGACGAGTCCGGCGTACGACCTGGTCTTGCGGTGACCACCGACGTCGAGGCAGAAGACCCGCCAGCCGACCCCGATCTGCGGCGCGGCAAGCCCCACGCAACCGGTGAACTCGCGCATCGTCGCGACAAGGTCGTCGGCGAGGGCCGCGACGGCCGGGTCGCGCGGGTCGACGTCGACAGACGGCGTGCTGAGGACCTCAGCCGGGGCGTGGACGACCGGCCGCACCTGCGGATCGCTCACTACAGGAGTTCCGCCTCAGCCGCGCGCAGGGACGCGTGCACACCGAGACCCGCGGCGAGCTCGGCGAGGTCGCGGTCGAGCTGCTCGGCGTCGACGTCGCCGGGGAGGTCGACCTCGCACACGAGCACGTAGAGGTCACCGGCGAGCCGGGTCGTCATGTCGGTGATGTTGCCGTGGCAGTCGGCGACGAGCCCGGTGATCGCCGCAACGATGCCGGGGCGGTCGGCGCCGTGCAACGAGAGCAGGTAGTGGCTGCCGGCCGGCACGGCCTCCGCCGTCTCCGGACCGACCTCGGCGACCGTGGTGTGCACGCCCAGCCGCCGCTCCGCCGGGACCAGCGCGGCGCGGATGGCGGCCTCGGTCACCGCCGCCTGCGCGATCAGGGTCATCGCGAACCGCCCGCGCAGGATCGTCATCGACGAGTCCTCGAGGTTGGCCCCGAGGTCGGCGAGAGCCGAGGTGACGGCCGCGACGATGCCCGGGCGATCGTCACCGATGACGGTGACGGCGAAGGCGGTCATGCCCCCGGAGGGTAGTGGCGGTCTAGAGCCGCACGGGTGGCCGGGGGCGGTCCCGGACGAACCGGCCGACCCCGCCGGCCCGCGTCGCCTGCAGCCCCTGCAGCAGCGGGTGGCCAGTGCGTGTGAGCACCGGCGCCGCGGCCTCGGCCTGGCCCTCGTCGGCCGCCGCGGCCGCGCCACCACCCATCGCCGCGAGCACCGGATGGTGGAAACGGCGGGCGGACGAAGCGGCACCGGGGTTCGCCATCACGACCAGCAGGACGAGCGCCAGGCCGACGATGAGGCCGATGCCCAACGTGCGGCCGTCGTGGTTGCCGCCGGAGGCGGCCAGCCGACGGGTGGGGTCGGCGACGACCGGAGCGCCGCCCTGCCCCGACGGCGCCGTGCCGGCCTCGGGACCCGCGACCGACGGAGCGACCCCCGCGTTCGTCGGCGGGGCGGCGAACGAGTTGTCACCGGAAAGCGCCGGCATGGGGGCGCCGGCCGACGACGCACCGGCTGCGCCCGTGCCGGTCGAGGTCGACCCGTCGGTCACCGGGTTGGCGGGCAGGCCGCTGCCGTCGCTGCCGGCGCCGGTCGCCGTGAACGACGCGTCCGACGGCTTGGCGATCGTCACCTCGAACGGCGTCTGGTAGCCCGGGTCAGGCACCACCACGAAGTCGAAGGTGCCGGGCATCGCCTGGAGGCTGTCGTTGAGCGTCCACGTGACCTTGGACCCGTTGGCCTGGCCGGTGATCTTCTTGCTGCAGTCATAGGTCGGCGCGTGGTCCCACTGCTGGTTGCCGCCGCCCGACCAGGCGCTGGTCGTCGGGCAGAGCACCAGGGCGGGTGCCTCGACCGACTTGTTGTCGGCGATGTCCAGCGTGAGGGTGCCGCCGCTCGACCCGCTGGCGACGTAGCGCAGCGCGGCGAACGCCGCGACACCCGCCGGGGTGTTGCGGACGACGAGGGTGCCGTCGTCGGTGTAGGTCGGGTCCTGCGGCAGCGTGCCGACGGTGGCGTTGCCGGGCCGCGCCTCGCTCCACCAGCCGGTGACGACGGGCGAGTCGGCGCTGGCCGACCCGGCGGTGACCAGCAGGCCACCGGCGGAGGCAACTGTGAGCAGCACCGCTGGGAGCATCCGGCGAAGCAGGGTCGACATCGTCAGCTCCTAGTCCCGGTGGAAGAGGCCCGCCGCCGCGGCCGGGGCGTCGACGCGGTGTCCGGTTCGCCCCGACCCGAGCGGTTGATCACAGCAGTGTCGCTGCCGAGGTAGGACGACACGACGACGGGGTCCTCGAGCACCGCCTGCGGCGGCCCTTCCGCGATGACGCGGCCGAGGTCCATCGCGACCAGCCGGTCGGAGATCGCGGTGATCAGCGGCATGTCGTGCTCGATCACGAGCATGGCGCACCCGGTCTCGGCCTGGATCCGGCGCAGCAGCGGCCCGAGCGCCTCGGTCTCGCGCTGCGCGATGCCCGATGACGGCTCGTCGAGGATGAGTACGACGGGGTCGTGGGCGATCGCCATGGCCAGGTCGACGATGCGGCGGGAACCGGTCGACAGCTCGGACACGAACTTGTCGCGGAAGGCACCGAGGTTCATCAGCTCGACGAGGTCCTCGACGGTGTAGGCGACGTCGTCCTCCGAGGCGAGCACGGCCGGCAGGCCGAGCAGCGCGGCGAAGTGGTCTCGGGTGTCGATGTGCCGCTCGACACCCATCGCGAGGTTCTCCGCGACGGTGAGCGTCGGGAAGATGCGCGCGTCCTGGAACGACCGGCCGAGGCCGATCGTCGCCCGGCGGTCGGCGGGCCAGCCGGTCACGTCGACACCGCGCAGCATCACCCGGCCGGCGTCGGGCTTGAGGAAGCCCGACAGGACGTCGAAGATCGTCGTCTTGCCGGCGCCGTTGGGCCCGATGACGCCGAGGATCTCCCCGGCCCGTACCTCGATGTCGACGTCGGACAGGGCATTGATGCCGCCGAAGCTCTTGGAGACCGACTGCGACGCGAGGACCACCGGCGCGTCCGGACCGGGGGCCGGCCGCTGCGGCTCGGCGACCGCCGCACGCCTGCCCTTCGCCGCGCGCGGTGGGGCAGGTCGAGTCTGTGCCGCCCCCTGCAGGAAGACCGAGCGCAGGATGTCGTCCCGCTCCAGCAGCTCGGCCGTCGGCCCGGAGAACCGCACCTCGCCCTTCTCCATGAAGAAGGCGCGGCTGGCGATCGTGAGCGCGACGTTGACCGACTGCTCGACCACGATGATCGTGCAGCCGGTGGCATGGATCGCGCGCACCATCTCGAGCAGCTGCTCGACGATCGTCGGCGCGAGCCCGAGCGACAGCTCGTCGATGACCAGCAGCTTCGGCTTGGCGACGAAGGCCATGCCGAGCGCGAGCTGCTGCTGCTCCCCGCCGGACAGGTTGCCGGCGAGCTGACCCCACCGCTCGCGCAGCCGTGGGAACTGGTCGAGCACCTGCTGGGTGCGGGCCTCGACCTGCTTGGGGTCCTCGTCGGCGTAGAGCCAGGTGCCGGCCTTGAAGTGCTCGGCGACGGTCAGCGTCGGGAAGACGGCCTTGCCGCCGGGCACCTGGATGATGCCGAGCTTCGACGTCTTCACCGCGTCGGCGTGGGTGATGTCGAGGCCGTCGAAGAGGATGCGCCCCGCCGCCGGGTCGACGAGACCGGAGATCGCCTTGAGCAGCGTCGACTTCCCGGCGCCGTTGGTCCCGAGCAGGGCGACGATCTCGCCGCGCTCCACCTCCATGTCGACGCCGAAGAGGATCTGCACCTTGTCGTAGGCGACGTCGACTCCGCTGCACTGCAGCAGCGGCCCCTCCCCTGCTGCCGGCCGGGGCACCTCGAGCACGGCGGTCTGCGCCGCCTGCCGCCGCGCCAATCGGCGCAGCGCAGCGGTCGGATCCACCCGCCCGGCGCGCCTCACGACCGCGCTCCGACGGTCGGCTCGGCGGGTCCGGGTTGC contains:
- a CDS encoding SDR family oxidoreductase, whose translation is MSALCDGRVVIVTGAGRGIGREEALEFARQGAMVVVNDVGGSADGVGSDDAPAQQVVDEIKAMGGEAVANYDDVSDWEGAERLVRTAIDTFGELHTLVNNAGILRDRMLFNMTPDEWDAVIKVHLRGTFAPTRVAVGHWRDKAKAGEPVDARIVNTSSASGIYGNVGQTNYGAAKAGIAAFTVIAAKELERYGVLVNAIAPGALTRMTENLMPGGAKPLDEGWDPRDPSNIAPLVVWLGSGDCTGVTGRVFNVRGGEISVAEGWHAGPGADKGARWDPSELGSVVPDLVAKAAKNANMGGQIPKE
- a CDS encoding SDR family NAD(P)-dependent oxidoreductase — encoded protein: MSALDGKTAIVTGASRGIGAAIAELFAAEGARVAVAARTVDPGQSALEGTINETVERIRAAGGTAVAIPADLSRREDRERLVAESEHALGPVDVLVNNAAVTYFLPVADFPAKRMDLMFEVQVNAPFHLAQLVLPGMRERGSGWILNISSIAAVHPKPDAGRIGGTVYGMCKAALERFTTGLASEVYDAGIAVNALSPNRVVPTPGTLFHHLVTDDTDPDRVEPPEVMARAALALCSGDPRTLTGRVTYSQTLLDELGSIPHPAS
- a CDS encoding LLM class F420-dependent oxidoreductase, with protein sequence MKVDGGLGISRGSGEMSSEAIAASVREQEQLGYDGVWSAETAHDAFLPLVVAAEHSEHIELGTAIAVAFARNPMNLAYLANDLQLMSKGRFMLGLGSQIKPHIEKRFAMPWSHPAPRMRELILAIRAIWDAWETGGKLDFRGDFYTHTLMTPFFDPGPNPYGRPKILLAAVGEVMTSVAAEVADGMLVHGFTTHRYLREVTVPTIEAGLERAGKKRGDFQISYPAFVVTGRDDEQMTKAAAGVRQQIAFYGSTPAYRGVLDLHGWGEVGAELNRLSKSDDAGRWQAMGTLIDDEMLDAFAVVAPPDQVAAAIKDRFGDLVDRFSFYAPYAAEPGTWDAVIAELKG
- a CDS encoding ATP-binding cassette domain-containing protein produces the protein MRRAGRVDPTAALRRLARRQAAQTAVLEVPRPAAGEGPLLQCSGVDVAYDKVQILFGVDMEVERGEIVALLGTNGAGKSTLLKAISGLVDPAAGRILFDGLDITHADAVKTSKLGIIQVPGGKAVFPTLTVAEHFKAGTWLYADEDPKQVEARTQQVLDQFPRLRERWGQLAGNLSGGEQQQLALGMAFVAKPKLLVIDELSLGLAPTIVEQLLEMVRAIHATGCTIIVVEQSVNVALTIASRAFFMEKGEVRFSGPTAELLERDDILRSVFLQGAAQTRPAPPRAAKGRRAAVAEPQRPAPGPDAPVVLASQSVSKSFGGINALSDVDIEVRAGEILGVIGPNGAGKTTIFDVLSGFLKPDAGRVMLRGVDVTGWPADRRATIGLGRSFQDARIFPTLTVAENLAMGVERHIDTRDHFAALLGLPAVLASEDDVAYTVEDLVELMNLGAFRDKFVSELSTGSRRIVDLAMAIAHDPVVLILDEPSSGIAQRETEALGPLLRRIQAETGCAMLVIEHDMPLITAISDRLVAMDLGRVIAEGPPQAVLEDPVVVSSYLGSDTAVINRSGRGEPDTASTPRPRRRASSTGTRS
- the def gene encoding peptide deformylase, which translates into the protein MSDPQVRPVVHAPAEVLSTPSVDVDPRDPAVAALADDLVATMREFTGCVGLAAPQIGVGWRVFCLDVGGHRKTRSYAGLVVLANPRLVHGEEPKSGREGCLSVPDLTGDVPRFLRVTVAGVVPGTGEERVVEADAYEAVGLQHELDHLDGMLFLDRVAGAHALYPRKRYL
- a CDS encoding ACT domain-containing protein; protein product: MTAFAVTVIGDDRPGIVAAVTSALADLGANLEDSSMTILRGRFAMTLIAQAAVTEAAIRAALVPAERRLGVHTTVAEVGPETAEAVPAGSHYLLSLHGADRPGIVAAITGLVADCHGNITDMTTRLAGDLYVLVCEVDLPGDVDAEQLDRDLAELAAGLGVHASLRAAEAELL
- a CDS encoding acyl-CoA dehydrogenase family protein, with protein sequence MQRQIFDSEHAGFREMVRAFIDKEIAPHHAAWESAGIVDREVWTKAGAQGLLGFEIDEAYGGGGQADFRYNAILDEEMARAGATGVGYSLQNDVVAPYLVRLLNDEQKQRWLPGVCSGEIITAIAMTEPAAGSDLQGIKTTALKDGGDYVVNGQKTFITNGIHSDIVIVVARTDPEAGHKGISLLMVERGMPGFERGRNLDKMGLKAQDTAELFFSDVRVPKANLLGEEGQGFIYLMQNLPQERLSIAVSAVASAEWALEVTVAYCKEREAFGRPIGTFQNSRFALAEMATEVEIARVFVDRCITEHNAGNLSPSDAAMAKWWTTELQKKVIDRCVQLHGGYGYMLEYPIAKAYLDCRIQTIYGGTTEIMKEIVGRSLGV
- a CDS encoding crotonase/enoyl-CoA hydratase family protein, which translates into the protein MADEVLYRMEGRTAVITLNRPDARNAVNGALATGLHESIEKFEADDEARVAILTGTGQAFCAGMDLKAFSSGEAGGVVQPKGGFAGFVTYPRTKPVIGAINGFALAGGCEIALSCDFLVAAESATFGLPEPMRGLFAAAGGVFRLPRAMFPRKALEMILTAERIDAAEAHRVGLVNHVVADGDLLAKALEIAEKIAKNAPLSIKASLELARLSQDLTEEELWKRNNHFSGTVNTSKDAMEGAMAFVEKREPVWKGE
- a CDS encoding prenyltransferase, translated to MTDQAAVHPALDPHVNGRLAAWRYALRTTNPPAGEIDAVTRWLVVTRAAVLPMTLFAGLVAALLAVGAPHVSVVNLLVAILGILLAHVANNLMNDLADTQVGTDTLDYPRALYAPHPILSGLVTKAQLYRAIALVNLADLAILLFLAGRRGWPIVGFALGGFLLSVAYTSPPLRLKKIGLGEPDVLVVWGPLMVVGTYFAATGTAPWQVWLASLPYGLLCTTVLMGKHVDKIPYDAPAGTRTLPVLLGERRARGLTRGLLATFYVLVAVDVAVGALPWPSLTVVAGLPVAAKAWRYLSRPRPDAPPEGFPIWPLWFAAIAFLHTRRAGALLVAGLAIAAGFGMTGY